A region from the Agrococcus sp. SL85 genome encodes:
- a CDS encoding phosphotransferase family protein: MEAGRGARARGARRAGRGGLGRHLRRRGEGSRRRRSARPPRASRSIGPPRARCAAPCARTARSRGRSGGSPRAAASTSTPRPCCASTRCAGSSWRRASGWCAWGRVPATTSLRAAAAARDAGAPVLPHERLGPTSVVTPRWGRGDLSHLGGVEAARAAGAALAALHGGRPAAPALEAGAVAARAAEGVAALLPELAARARALAGALLPRLVGGAPVLSHGDWSPDQVLVDGGAVRIVDLDRVCTAPPERDLGSWLASGGPTAMLEGFADAGGGWDERALGAWRALAGLERAAEPFRRGVADWPASVAARLASAEEALA, translated from the coding sequence GTGGAAGCCGGGCGCGGTGCTCGTGCTCGCGGTGCGCGACGCGCGGGGCGAGGCGGGCTGGGTCGCCACCTACGCCGACGCGGCGAAGGCTCGAGAAGACGGCGCAGCGCGCGGCCGCCGCGGGCGTCGCGGTCGATCGGCCCGCCCCGCGCACGATGCGCGGCCCCGTGCGCGCGGACCGCGCGCTCGCGCGGCCGCTCCGGCGGCTCGCCGCGCGCGGCCGCCTCGACCTCGACGCCGCGGCCGTGCTGCGCTTCAACCCGCTGCGCCGGCTCGTCGTGGCGGAGGGCGAGCGGGTGGTGCGCGTGGGGGCGGGTCCCCGCGACCACGAGCCTGCGCGCGGCCGCGGCGGCGCGCGACGCGGGCGCGCCGGTCCTGCCGCACGAGCGGCTCGGCCCCACCTCCGTCGTCACGCCCCGGTGGGGGCGCGGCGACCTCTCGCACCTGGGCGGCGTCGAGGCCGCGCGCGCCGCGGGTGCGGCCCTCGCGGCGCTGCACGGGGGCCGTCCCGCCGCCCCGGCCCTCGAGGCGGGCGCCGTCGCCGCCCGCGCCGCCGAGGGCGTCGCGGCGCTGCTGCCCGAGCTCGCGGCGCGCGCCCGCGCCCTCGCGGGCGCGCTGCTGCCGCGCCTCGTCGGCGGCGCCCCGGTGCTCTCGCACGGCGACTGGTCGCCCGATCAGGTGCTCGTGGACGGCGGCGCCGTGCGGATCGTCGACCTCGATCGGGTCTGCACCGCGCCGCCCGAGCGGGACCTCGGCTCGTGGCTCGCGAGCGGCGGTCCGACGGCGATGCTCGAGGGCTTCGCGGACGCGGGCGGCGGCTGGGACGAGCGCGCCCTCGGGGCGTGGCGGGCGCTCGCCGGGCTCGAGCGCGCCGCCGAGCCCTTCCGTCGCGGCGTCGCGGACTGGCCCGCGTCGGTCGCGGCGCGGCTCGCGAGCGCCGAGGAGGCGCTCGCATGA
- a CDS encoding glycosyltransferase family 4 protein has translation MRVAYVCADPGIPVLGTKGASVHVRAVVRELVRRGHEVTVHCTRRGDGEASLLGGAALVVHPVAAGPVADRERAIAAAAAAIARAVAAEAPDLVYERYALFSDAAARIGAPSVLEVDAPLVEEQATHRELADAAGALATTRRALAAADVVACVSRPLVAWAEALGAARCVLAPNGVDLAAHPPRARRGGATLEAVFVGTIRPWHGLETAIEAMAGLEGVRLTVVGDGPALPALRERARALGASVRWLGALPHEAVPAVLAGMDAGLAPYPSAAARYFSPLKVVEYLAAGLAVVGSALPQVTDVVDDRTGLLVPPDDPAALAGALVALRDDRDALERRCAAARADAEARHAWSAVVDRILAAMPAGVRA, from the coding sequence ATGCGCGTCGCCTACGTCTGCGCCGATCCCGGCATCCCCGTGCTCGGCACCAAGGGCGCCTCGGTGCACGTGCGGGCCGTCGTGCGCGAGCTCGTGCGCCGCGGCCACGAGGTGACCGTGCACTGCACCCGCAGGGGCGACGGCGAGGCCTCGCTGCTGGGCGGCGCCGCGCTCGTCGTGCACCCCGTGGCGGCCGGTCCCGTCGCCGATCGCGAGCGGGCGATCGCCGCGGCTGCGGCCGCGATCGCCCGGGCCGTCGCGGCGGAGGCGCCCGACCTTGTCTACGAGCGCTACGCGCTCTTCTCGGACGCGGCCGCGCGCATCGGCGCGCCCTCGGTGCTCGAGGTCGACGCGCCGCTCGTCGAGGAGCAGGCGACCCATCGCGAGCTCGCCGACGCGGCCGGGGCGCTCGCGACGACCCGCAGGGCGCTCGCGGCCGCCGACGTCGTCGCATGCGTCTCCCGGCCGCTCGTCGCCTGGGCCGAGGCGCTCGGCGCCGCGCGCTGCGTGCTCGCGCCCAACGGCGTCGACCTCGCCGCGCATCCGCCCAGGGCCCGCCGGGGCGGCGCGACCCTCGAGGCCGTCTTCGTCGGCACGATCCGGCCCTGGCACGGGCTCGAGACGGCGATCGAGGCGATGGCCGGGCTCGAGGGCGTGCGCCTCACGGTCGTCGGCGACGGGCCGGCGCTCCCGGCGCTGCGCGAGCGCGCGCGGGCCCTCGGCGCGAGCGTGCGCTGGCTCGGCGCGCTGCCGCACGAGGCCGTGCCCGCGGTGCTCGCGGGCATGGATGCGGGCCTCGCGCCCTACCCCTCGGCCGCGGCCCGCTACTTCTCGCCGCTCAAGGTCGTCGAGTACCTCGCGGCGGGCCTCGCGGTGGTCGGCTCGGCCCTGCCCCAGGTGACCGACGTCGTCGACGACCGCACGGGCCTCCTCGTGCCGCCCGACGACCCGGCCGCGCTCGCCGGCGCCCTCGTGGCGCTCCGCGACGACCGGGACGCGCTCGAGCGGCGCTGCGCCGCCGCCCGCGCCGACGCCGAGGCCCGGCACGCGTGGAGCGCGGTCGTCGACCGCATCCTCGCCGCGATGCCCGCGGGGGTGCGCGCATGA
- a CDS encoding ABC transporter ATP-binding protein, which translates to MSRPRILRRRGATGPSPLRRTLAIARPHLAEHRWLLLGGLGAMLLVVALRVAEPWPVKLVIDAVSASLGADGGAIAGHPPATLELLLSCGLLVLGLVLLRALMQFVSTVAFALAGSRVATSIRSRLFAHLQRLSARYHARAPQGDTVQRLVGDIGRLQEVAVTAGLPLVGDLLTLVALAVVMAVLDPVLALVVLAASLGFLLLSRGGTGRITAAARRTRRGEGRIADLAAETLGAIRVVHAYGLEGARGETFERGNRRVLGQGVEAKRLAAALERGTDVIVGLAFAVVLVVGGLRVVDGAITPGDLVLFTTYLKLSLRPIRDLAKHTGRIARALASGERVADLLDEPAEIVDRPGALRLGRARGAVSLDGVRVRDGHGRPLLDGLSLAVEPGSRVCIVGPSGAGKSTLVGLLTRATDPESGVVRLDGLDVRDATLESLRANVAVVLQEAVLFRGTVRENIRLGRRGATDEEVEEAARRALAHDFIAALPEGYDTELGTRGETLSGGQRQRIAIARALLRDAPVVVLDEPTTGLDPRAAAAVSASIRSLTERRTTIAISHDPVALRGADRVLWLEDGRIVEDGRPEELLADPGSRVRGFLVGAGAGA; encoded by the coding sequence ATGAGCCGCCCCCGCATCCTCCGCCGCCGGGGCGCGACGGGGCCCTCGCCGCTGCGCCGCACGCTCGCGATCGCGCGGCCGCACCTGGCCGAGCACCGGTGGCTGCTGCTCGGCGGGCTCGGCGCCATGCTCCTCGTCGTCGCCCTGCGGGTCGCCGAGCCGTGGCCCGTGAAGCTCGTCATCGACGCCGTGAGCGCGAGCCTCGGCGCCGACGGGGGCGCGATCGCCGGGCATCCTCCCGCGACCCTCGAGCTGCTGCTCTCGTGCGGGCTGCTCGTGCTGGGCCTCGTGCTGCTGCGCGCGCTCATGCAGTTCGTCTCCACGGTCGCGTTCGCGCTCGCCGGCTCGCGCGTGGCCACGAGCATCCGCTCGCGCCTCTTCGCGCACCTGCAGCGGCTGAGCGCGCGCTACCACGCGCGCGCCCCGCAGGGCGACACGGTGCAGCGCCTCGTGGGCGACATCGGCCGCCTCCAGGAGGTCGCGGTCACGGCGGGCCTGCCGCTCGTCGGCGACCTGCTGACGCTCGTGGCGCTCGCGGTCGTGATGGCGGTGCTCGATCCGGTGCTCGCGCTCGTGGTGCTCGCCGCCTCGCTCGGCTTCCTGCTGCTCTCGCGCGGCGGCACCGGCCGGATCACCGCGGCCGCGCGCCGCACGCGCAGGGGCGAGGGCCGCATCGCCGACCTCGCGGCCGAGACGCTCGGCGCCATCCGAGTCGTGCACGCCTACGGCCTTGAGGGCGCGCGCGGCGAGACCTTCGAGCGCGGCAACCGACGGGTGCTCGGGCAGGGTGTCGAGGCCAAGCGGCTCGCGGCCGCGCTCGAGCGCGGCACCGACGTCATCGTCGGCCTCGCCTTCGCCGTGGTGCTCGTCGTGGGCGGGCTCCGCGTCGTCGACGGCGCGATCACCCCCGGCGACCTCGTGCTCTTCACCACCTACCTGAAGCTCTCGCTCCGGCCCATCCGCGACCTCGCGAAGCACACGGGCCGCATCGCGCGGGCCCTCGCCTCCGGCGAGCGCGTCGCCGACCTGCTCGACGAGCCGGCCGAGATCGTCGACCGGCCGGGCGCGCTCCGCCTCGGCAGGGCGCGCGGCGCCGTCTCGCTCGACGGCGTGCGGGTGCGCGACGGCCACGGCAGGCCGCTCCTCGACGGCCTCTCGCTCGCGGTCGAGCCGGGCTCGCGCGTGTGCATCGTGGGCCCCTCGGGCGCGGGGAAGTCGACGCTCGTCGGGCTCCTCACGCGGGCGACCGACCCCGAGTCGGGGGTCGTGCGGCTCGACGGCCTCGACGTGCGCGACGCGACGCTCGAGTCGCTGCGCGCCAACGTGGCGGTCGTGCTGCAGGAGGCCGTGCTCTTCCGCGGCACGGTGCGCGAGAACATCCGGCTCGGCCGCCGCGGCGCCACCGACGAGGAGGTCGAGGAGGCCGCGCGCCGCGCGCTCGCGCACGACTTCATCGCTGCGCTGCCGGAGGGGTACGACACCGAGCTGGGCACGCGGGGCGAGACGCTCTCGGGCGGCCAGCGGCAGCGCATCGCGATCGCGAGGGCGCTGCTGCGCGACGCGCCGGTCGTCGTGCTCGACGAGCCGACCACGGGCCTCGACCCGCGCGCGGCCGCGGCGGTGTCCGCCTCGATCCGCTCGCTCACCGAGCGCCGCACGACGATCGCGATCTCGCACGACCCCGTGGCGCTGCGCGGCGCCGACCGCGTGCTGTGGCTCGAGGACGGCCGCATCGTCGAGGACGGCAGGCCCGAGGAGCTGCTGGCCGATCCGGGCTCGCGGGTGCGCGGGTTCCTGGTGGGCGCGGGGGCGGGGGCATGA
- a CDS encoding glycosyltransferase, which yields MLERADLFAAPCVVGADGNADGLPTVLLEAMATGVPCVATAVTGIPEVVVDGRTGILLEPGDVDALADAIARVAGGAVDVAALAAEARALVERLHDAPRAAAAHRALMPVLEGSR from the coding sequence CTGCTCGAGCGCGCCGACCTCTTCGCCGCGCCCTGCGTCGTCGGGGCCGACGGCAACGCCGACGGCCTGCCCACGGTGCTCCTCGAGGCGATGGCCACGGGCGTGCCCTGCGTCGCGACGGCCGTGACGGGCATCCCGGAGGTCGTCGTCGACGGCCGCACGGGCATCCTGCTCGAGCCCGGCGACGTCGACGCGCTCGCCGACGCCATCGCGCGCGTGGCCGGCGGCGCGGTCGACGTCGCGGCGCTCGCCGCCGAGGCGCGGGCGCTCGTCGAGCGCCTCCACGACGCGCCGCGGGCGGCCGCCGCGCACCGGGCGCTCATGCCCGTGCTCGAGGGGAGCCGCTGA
- the rpmF gene encoding 50S ribosomal protein L32, with translation MAVPKRKMSRSNTRARRSQWKAVVPKLVKTIEGGKTVYSLPHRAKVVEDSAGTPLYMEYKGRKVADV, from the coding sequence ATGGCTGTTCCCAAGAGGAAGATGTCGCGGTCGAACACGCGCGCCCGCCGGTCGCAGTGGAAGGCCGTCGTGCCCAAGCTCGTGAAGACGATCGAGGGCGGCAAGACCGTCTACAGCCTCCCGCACCGCGCGAAGGTCGTCGAGGACTCGGCCGGCACGCCCCTGTACATGGAGTACAAGGGCCGCAAGGTCGCCGACGTCTGA
- a CDS encoding glycosyltransferase family protein, translating to MAIRIVLSSHDSAGLGHLRRNLALAHALARGLDEPVSGLLIAGRPEAAEFEAPEGWDWLILPGIERTATGYGARAIDAGLEELTRLRGRIVLSAVRAFAPDLVIVDRHPFGVERELAPALHALRVERPGCRVVLGLRDVLDAPEVVQREWHAVGGVGALRSVLSAIWVYGDPRIHDLVGSGELPEELRHLVAHTGYLATGRHAGHAIEMQAPYVLTTVGGGVDGVELAAAAAAAPMPQGVAHLVVTGPQMPAEDRRRVREAARPGVRVLRRVPDALPLMRRAEAVVSMGGYNTVCELMTTSTPALVVPRAHRRAEQRLRAEALAAAGAVDALREPPTPEAIGRWVAGAAGRRVAREGIDLDGLGVVPRLAAALLAARPQEVLRVAV from the coding sequence ATGGCAATCCGCATCGTCCTGTCCTCCCACGACTCCGCGGGGCTCGGGCACCTCAGGCGCAACCTCGCGCTCGCGCACGCCCTCGCCCGCGGCCTCGACGAGCCCGTCTCGGGGCTCCTCATCGCGGGCCGCCCGGAGGCGGCGGAGTTCGAGGCGCCGGAGGGCTGGGACTGGCTCATCCTGCCGGGCATCGAGCGCACCGCGACCGGCTACGGCGCCCGCGCGATCGACGCGGGCCTCGAGGAGCTGACGAGGCTCCGCGGCCGCATCGTGCTCTCGGCCGTGCGCGCATTCGCGCCCGACCTCGTCATCGTCGACCGGCACCCCTTCGGCGTGGAGCGGGAGCTCGCGCCCGCGCTCCACGCGCTGCGCGTCGAGCGGCCCGGCTGCCGCGTCGTGCTGGGCCTGCGCGACGTGCTCGACGCGCCCGAGGTCGTGCAGCGCGAGTGGCACGCCGTGGGCGGCGTAGGGGCGCTGCGCAGCGTGCTCTCGGCGATCTGGGTCTACGGCGACCCGCGCATCCACGACCTCGTCGGCTCGGGCGAGCTGCCCGAGGAGCTGCGGCACCTCGTCGCCCACACCGGCTACCTCGCGACCGGCAGGCACGCGGGCCACGCGATCGAGATGCAGGCGCCCTACGTGCTCACGACCGTGGGCGGCGGCGTCGACGGCGTCGAGCTCGCCGCCGCCGCGGCCGCCGCCCCCATGCCGCAGGGCGTCGCGCACCTCGTCGTCACGGGGCCGCAGATGCCGGCGGAGGACCGCCGCCGCGTCCGCGAGGCGGCCCGACCCGGCGTGCGGGTGCTCCGGCGCGTGCCCGACGCGCTGCCGCTCATGCGTCGGGCGGAGGCCGTGGTGAGCATGGGCGGGTACAACACCGTGTGCGAGCTCATGACGACCTCCACACCCGCCCTCGTCGTGCCGCGCGCGCACCGCCGCGCCGAGCAGCGCCTCCGCGCCGAGGCGCTCGCGGCCGCGGGCGCCGTCGACGCGCTGCGCGAGCCGCCCACACCGGAGGCCATCGGCCGCTGGGTCGCGGGGGCCGCCGGCCGTCGCGTGGCGCGCGAGGGCATCGACCTCGACGGCCTCGGCGTCGTGCCGCGGCTCGCGGCCGCCCTGCTCGCCGCCCGCCCGCAGGAGGTGCTCCGTGTCGCCGTCTGA
- a CDS encoding maleylpyruvate isomerase family mycothiol-dependent enzyme produces the protein MPRRTDLHPSELWDAVHVERRALIADLQRIEDTDWDAPSGCAGWSVHDVAAHLVDVWTTTRLGFARRLVAAGLDFDRDNRRGVERERRATPAATLAAMRAAAGRTDTPPAPLASRLVEEIAHGDDIRRPLGIAHPYPLGAVLPALDHQLATPARLGGAKERMGGLRLVATDARLRRGDGSEVRGTALALLLVATGRDVALDELSGPGASLLRGA, from the coding sequence ATGCCGCGCCGAACCGACCTGCACCCGTCCGAGCTCTGGGACGCCGTCCACGTGGAGCGCCGCGCGCTCATCGCCGACCTGCAGCGGATCGAGGACACCGACTGGGACGCGCCGAGCGGCTGCGCGGGATGGAGCGTGCACGACGTCGCCGCGCACCTCGTCGACGTGTGGACGACGACGCGGCTCGGCTTCGCCCGGCGCCTCGTGGCCGCGGGCCTCGACTTCGACCGCGACAACCGGCGGGGCGTCGAGCGGGAGCGGCGCGCGACGCCCGCCGCGACGCTCGCGGCGATGCGCGCGGCCGCGGGCCGCACGGACACGCCGCCCGCGCCGCTCGCGAGCCGGCTCGTGGAGGAGATCGCGCACGGCGACGACATCCGCCGCCCGCTCGGCATCGCGCACCCCTACCCGCTCGGCGCGGTGCTGCCCGCGCTCGACCACCAGCTCGCGACGCCCGCGCGGCTCGGCGGCGCGAAGGAGCGCATGGGCGGGCTGCGGCTCGTCGCGACCGACGCGCGCCTACGCCGCGGCGACGGTTCCGAGGTGCGCGGCACCGCGCTCGCGCTCCTGCTCGTCGCGACGGGCCGCGACGTCGCGCTCGACGAGCTGTCAGGGCCCGGCGCGTCCCTCCTGCGCGGCGCCTGA
- a CDS encoding YceD family protein has protein sequence MPAHPFSISVRDIVRKPGQMREHSLDAPFGDEVGEGLAKVAVDAPIELDVRLESVHEGILATGTAAVAAQATCSRCLVEFALDVDVDFLELFAYDGQSESDYLVVDDIVDLLPVVRDAVVLALPFQPVDRPDCAGLDPVTGERLEPGTAYVPPETTDPRWAALQGFSADVTDDQSSGEGAQAPKKE, from the coding sequence ATGCCTGCACACCCCTTCTCGATCTCCGTGCGCGACATCGTGCGGAAGCCGGGCCAGATGCGCGAGCACTCGCTCGACGCGCCCTTCGGCGACGAGGTCGGCGAGGGCCTCGCGAAGGTCGCCGTCGATGCGCCGATCGAGCTCGACGTGCGCCTCGAGAGCGTCCACGAGGGCATCCTCGCGACCGGCACCGCGGCGGTCGCCGCGCAAGCCACCTGCTCGCGCTGCCTCGTCGAGTTCGCGCTCGACGTCGATGTCGACTTCCTCGAGCTGTTCGCGTATGATGGTCAGTCGGAATCCGACTACCTCGTGGTCGACGACATCGTCGACCTGCTGCCGGTGGTCAGGGACGCGGTGGTGCTGGCGCTGCCGTTCCAGCCGGTCGACCGACCGGACTGCGCGGGGCTCGACCCCGTGACGGGGGAGCGGCTCGAGCCTGGCACCGCATACGTGCCGCCGGAGACCACCGATCCTCGGTGGGCAGCGCTCCAGGGGTTCTCAGCAGACGTGACCGACGACCAGTCGTCGGGTGAGGGCGCGCAGGCGCCGAAGAAGGAGTGA